One genomic segment of Helianthus annuus cultivar XRQ/B chromosome 14, HanXRQr2.0-SUNRISE, whole genome shotgun sequence includes these proteins:
- the LOC110908614 gene encoding UDP-glycosyltransferase 75C1 codes for MTNHMKTKILVVAYPTQGHINPSLRFANRLVKLNVDVTYSTSVSVIRHIDIQTTHHGITFAPFSDGYDNGLQPTTTGQQFYSDFSTKGVSAIAEIIKSAAAAGQPFDHLVYTSAIPWAAKVANAHNLESTLLWSQAAIVLDIYYYYFNGYQDLISCNNNPMFSINLPRLPSLTIADLPSFMLPSCLKEHKFILESMKDHLDVLKISSRLLVNTFDELEVEAIKSIEKLVVFPVGPLVPSEFLDGNGQSYNSFGCDLFEKPVEDYIKWLNAKPKSSVVYVSFGSLATLAIDQVEEIASGLVESGRPFLWVIRDSDQVGKLSKIEELKKQGMIVSWCSQVEVLTNQAIGCFVMHGGWNSTVEALAAGVPTIVFSQWSDQATNAKMTEDFWKIGVKVKKREGDGMVEGKEIKRCVEIVMEDGETRRNAEKWKELARQALGNSGSSALNLQAFVDDVRNKTTIYKNSHDEHVEKG; via the coding sequence ATGACAAACCACATGAAAACCAAAATCCTGGTTGTTGCTTATCCCACCCAAGGCCATATTAACCCATCCCTCCGTTTCGCCAACCGTCTTGTTAAGTTGAATGTCGATGTCACCTATTCCACTAGCGTTTCCGTCATACGACACATTGACATACAAACCACCCATCATGGCATAACCTTTGCCCCATTTTCTGATGGATACGACAATGGCCTACAACCAACTACCACCGGGCAACAATTCTACTCAGATTTTTCTACTAAAGGTGTTTCTGCTATCGCGGAAATCATTAAATCCGCGGCTGCAGCAGGTCAGCCATTTGACCACTTAGTCTACACCAGTGCTATACCGTGGGCTGCAAAAGTGGCTAATGCCCACAATCTAGAATCCACTCTCCTATGGAGCCAAGCAGCCATTGTTTTGGAtatttattattactattttAACGGCTATCAAGATTTGATATCTTGTAACAACAACCCAATGTTTTCGATCAATTTACCGAGACTTCCATCGTTAACCATCGCTGATTTGCCGTCTTTTATGTTGCCATCCTGTCTCAAGGAACATAAATTTATTCTGGAATCTATGAAAGACCATCTTGATGTACTCAAGATATCTTCAAGACTACTAGTGAACACTTTTGATGAACTTGAAGTTGAGGCCATTAAATCAATTGAAAAACTTGTGGTGTTCCCAGTTGGACCTCTTGTTCCATCTGAATTCTTAGATGGAAATGGCCAATCGTACAATTCATTCGGTTGCGATTTATTTGAAAAACCAGTGGAAGATTATATCAAATGGCTAAACGCGAAGCCAAAATCGTCAGTCGTGTATGTTTCATTTGGAAGTTTGGCGACTTTAGCGATAGATCAGGTGGAGGAGATTGCATCAGGGTTGGTTGAAAGTGGCCGACCTTTTTTATGGGTGATTAGAGACAGTGACCAAGTGGGGAAATTGAGCAAGATAGAGGAACTTAAAAAACAAGGGATGATAGTGAGTTGGTGTTCTCAGGTGGAGGTATTGACCAATCAAGCAATTGGGTGTTTCGTGATGCATGGCGGGTGGAATTCAACGGTGGAAGCGTTGGCGGCTGGTGTTCCAACTATTGTGTTTTCACAATGGTCGGATCAGGCGACCAATGCGAAGATGACTGAGGATTTTTGGAAAATAGGTGTCAAGGTGAAAAAGAGGGAGGGTGATGGAATGGTTGAAGGGAAGGAGATTAAGAGGTGTGTGGAAATAGTGATGGAAGATGGAGAGACGAGGAGAAACGCTGAGAAATGGAAGGAGTTGGCAAGACAAGCTCTTGGTAATAGTGGATCATCGGCCCTCAATCTCCAAGCTTTTGTCGATGATGTTCGAAATAAGACAACAATTTATAAGAATAGTCATGACGAACATGTCGAGAAAGGCTAA